In Snodgrassella alvi wkB2, the DNA window GAATATCCTGAGCATCTCCTTGCTGGATTTGTTGTTGGGTGTGTTCCAGTGCAGTTTGAATAACCTGTTGTTCATCATGGCTAAGTAAGTCTGCGTCTATAGACAGGGCATTGGTGACCGCCGCAATAATGCTTTCTGCTTCTACTGTGGCTTCTGTACGGGCACGTTGTCTGGCATCGGTTTGTGCATGAGTAAAACTGTCTTTCAGCATTTGGGTAATAACGCTATCGTCAAGTCCGTACGAAGGTTTTACTTCAATATGAGCCTGTACCCCTGTAGTTTGTTCGCGGGCAGAAACAGAAAGCAGACCATCGGCATCAACCTGAAATGTCACCCGTATGCGTGCTGCTCCGGCGGCCATCGGCGGGATGCCGCGGAGTGTGAATTGTGCCAGACTGCGGCAGTCTGCGACTAATTCACGCTCACCCTGTACAACATGAATCATCATGGCTGTTTGCCCGTCTTTAAAGGTTGTAAAATCCTGAGCGCGTGCTGTAGGTAGGGTACTGTTGCGCGGGATAACCTTTTCAACCAGTCCGCCATAAGTTTCCAGCCCGAGTGATAACGGAGTTACATCCAGTAACAGCCATTCATCATCATTTTTATTGCCTGCCAGTACATTGGCCTGCATCGCAGCTCCCAATGCTACAACCTCATCCGGATTAAGGTTATTCAGCGGAGTCTGACCAAAGAAAGTGGCTACAGCCTGCTGTACATGCAGCATGCGCGTAGCTCCGCCTACCATAATTACCCCTTTTATCTCACTTTTACTGATGCCGGCATCGCGCATTGCCTGTTTAACCGGCTCTAGTGTTTTGGCTACCAGAGGCTGAGTTAGCTGATGAAAGGTGTCACGGCTGATATCAGTGAGGATTTTTTGTCCGTTAGAAAGAGTGGCGGCAATGGTGGTTGAAGTTTCACTTGTCAGAGCTTCTTTGGCTGCACGTGAAAGTGATTGTAATAATGCGCTATCCTGTGCATTTAACTGTGATAATTTATTCTGTTCCAGCAACCAGCAAAACAAACGCTGGTCGAAATCGTCACCACCCAGAGCACTGTTACCGTTTGTTGCTTTTACTTCAAACAGACCGCGGCTTAAGGTTAAAACTGAAACATCAAATGTTCCGCCGCCAAGATCATAAACGATAAATGTTCCTTCAGCGGCATTGTCCAGACCATAAGCAATTGCAGCCGCGGTGGGTTCATTCAGTAAGCGTAAAACATGCAGACCGGCCAGACGGGCAGCATCTTTAGTTGCCTGGCGCTGTGCATCGTCAAAATAGGCCGGTACAGTAATCACTGCGCCGGCAAGTTCACCACCGAGTGTGTTTTCTGCACGGGTTTTCAAAACACGGAGAATATCTGCAGAGACATCTATCGGGGTTTTATTTCCTGCACGGGTGTGAATGCTGATAATGCGTTCATCATTAGTAAAATGATAGGGCAGATAACGGGTTTCAGACTGATTTTTGATATCTTCAAGAGTACGACCAATCAGACGTTTAGCTGAACTGATGGTGTTGGCCGGATCAATACGCTGTGCTTTTAATGCATCTGTGCCTACTTCCGGTACGCTATCCTGCTGGTAGCGGACAACAGAGGGCAGGGTAATCCTTCCCTGTTCGTCTGCGAGACATTCGGCATAACCACTGCGTACGGTTGCAACTAAGCTATTAGTTGTGCCTAAATCAATGCCTACAGCATGACGATGTTCATGCGGTACAGCGGAAAGGCCGGGTTCGGCAATTTGCAATAAAGCCATAATCTGAATTTAGTCCTGATTTCTTAAATATTACTTAATACTTCGATTTTTTATCAAAGCATATCTCTGATACATTGATTCTGATGATGTCAGGGAAGCGCAGCTTGAATTTCACTTTGTAATCTGTGTAAAAAACGCCCCTGGCGTACCAGCTCTGCTGCTTTTTCCGGCTGATTCTGTATAAAGGCCGCATCCAGTTGCTGGTATAAGCCGGTTTGTTCGAGCTCAATAGTGGCTGCAAGTTCTTTAAGTGTTGTCCAATCAGCTTCTGCACGGGCGTCTTCGAGTGTTTCACGCCATTGCATCTGCTGCATTAAAAACTCAGCCGGAAAGTGCGTATGCTCTGGTGCATCCGCATCTACTCCCTGTTGTTTCAATAAATATGCAGCCCGGTCAAGCGGATTGCTCAGAATACGATAAGCTTCGTTAACGGTAGCAGCCATCATCATGGCCTGCTTTTGTTCAAAAGCACTTCTGGCAGCAAATTTATCCGGATGGCACTGTGCTGCCAGCAAGCGATAATTCTGCTCCAGTTGCTTATCATCAATATTGAACTGTTCAGGTAATTGGAAAAGCGCAAAGTATTGGTTCATGTGGCTCACCTTTATGGTGAAAATTGGGTCAAAGCTAAAGATACCGGACATGAAAAACAGGCTTTTCGCAAAATTTGGCTGTAATGCTGTATTTTGCTTATCGGCCAGCAGAATTACGACATTCCGGCAATAGGGTTATTTATTTAAACATGAAAGCTTTCACCACAACCGCATTCATCTTTGGCATTGGGGTTGGCAAATTTAAAACCTTCCTGTAATCCTTCTTTAACAAAATCCAGTTCAGTACCATCAAGATAAACATGGCTTTTAGGATCAACAAATACTTTGACACCATGTTGTTCAAACAATAGATCTTCCGGCTGGATGTTATCAACAAATTCAAGAGTATACGCCATACCCGAACAGCCACTGTTTTTAACCCCGAGACGAATACCTTCGCCTTTACCACGTTTGGTCAGATAATTGCTAATATGCTTAGCGGCTTTTTCAGTCAGAGAAATCATATTCTCACCTGTTGGAAATTTGTCCTGAATTTACTATGCAGTACCTTCAGGGTTTTTACAATTATGATTAAAACGACGTTTGTAAGATGAAAGAAATGAGCGCTTAATGGCAATATTTTCTTCACAGTTAATACAAAAACGTGTACCAGGAAACTGAAGCTGATGTTCAGATGATATTGATTCACCGCATTCCAGACAAAATTGACTGGTACACATTCTGATATCGTTTAGGCGTACTGCATTAACCGATTGATTGTCATTATTTTCAGTAGTGGGTTCGTTGTTATTTGCGGTACTGCCAAAAATCATCATATTACTCGTTATGTTTTTTTCGATAATCAGCTACAGCAGCCTTAATAGCATCTTCTGCCAGAATAGAACAATGTATTTTTACTGGCGGTAATGCTAGTTCTTCAGCAATGGCACTGTTTTTAATAGCCAAAGCCTCATCCAGACTCTTACCTTTAACCCATTCTGTAATCAGACTTGAAGAAGCAATAGCAGAACCGCAGCCATAAGTTTTGAATTTGGCATCTTCAATAATACCGTTATCACTTACTTTGATTTGTAATTTCATTACATCGCCGCAGGCTGGTGCGCCTACCATACCGGTACCCACGCTCTGGTCACCCTTTTCAAAAGAGCCGACATTGCGCGGATTTTCATAATGATCAATGACTTTGTCACTGTAGGCCATAATAAGTTCCTTTTACAATTCTTCTGATGCCAGAATAACTACAATTGCTTTTATATTCGCAGCAAATAACCTGTTTTTAGTGTGCAGCCCTGCGATATAGCAGGGCAGAATATATCGTTTCAGTCTGAGCTGATTAATGTGCTGCCCATTCGACACTACTCAAATCAATGCCTTCCTGATGCATTTCCCACAATGGAGACAATTCGCGTAATTTACCGATTTTGGATTTAATCAGTTCAGCAGCATAATCAATCTCGGCTTCGGTAGTAAAACGTCCGAATGTAATACGCAGAGAGCTGTGCGCCAGCTCATCATTGCGACCCAGTGCGCGCAGTACATAGCTTGGCTCCAGACTTGCGGAAGTACAGGCAGATCCGCTGGAAACAGCAATATCTTTAACAGCCATAATCAGACTCTCACCCTCAACAAAATTGAAGCTGATATTCAGATTCTGATACACGCGATGTTGTAAATCACCATTGATATATACTTCTTCAACACCTTTAATTGCATTGAGAAAACGGTCACGCAGTGCTTTAGCATGAGCATTGTCTTTATCCATTTCCAGACGCGCCAGACGGAATGCCTCACCCATGCCGACAATCTGATGAGTAGCCAGTGTACCGGAACGGAAACCACGCTCATGCCCGCCGCCATGCATCTGTGCATTCAGGCGGACACGGGGTTTGCGGCGTACATACAAAGCTCCAATTCCTTTAGGGCCGTAGGTTTTGTGTGCAGACATACTCAACAAACCAATCTGATTGGCTTTTACGTCAATATGAACTTTACCGGTAGCCTGAGCGGCATCGACGTGAAAAATGACTCCTTTTTCAGCACAAAGTGCACCAATAGCTGCAATATCCTGAATCACACCGATTTCATTATTTACCCACATCACACTGACTAAGGTTGTATCTGGGCGGATAGCAGCTTCCAGCTCTGCCATATCAATCAAACCATTTTCCTGTACACCCAGATAGGTAACTTCGAAGCCTTCTCTTTCCAGCTCTCGCATGGTATCCAGAATAGCTTTATGTTCAGTTTTGACCGTAATCAGATGCTTACCTTTACTGGCATAAAACTGTGCCGCACCTTTCAATGCCAGATTGTCAGATTCAGTGGCTCCTGAAGTGAAGATAATTTCTTTAGAATCCGCACCAATCAAAGCAGCAATTTCATTGCGTGCATTTTCTACGGCTTCTTCTGCCTGCCAGCCAAAGCTATGGCTATTGGATGCCGGATTACCAAAAAATTCCGTCAGGTAAGGAATCATTTTTTCAGCCACACGCGGATCAACCGGTGTTGTAGCTGAGTAATCAAGGTAGATAGGAAGTTTTACGGTCATTGTCGTGTTCTCTTTAAATATCTATGGCTGCGCCGGAGTATTAATGCAGATTAATTAAG includes these proteins:
- the hscA gene encoding Fe-S protein assembly chaperone HscA, which codes for MALLQIAEPGLSAVPHEHRHAVGIDLGTTNSLVATVRSGYAECLADEQGRITLPSVVRYQQDSVPEVGTDALKAQRIDPANTISSAKRLIGRTLEDIKNQSETRYLPYHFTNDERIISIHTRAGNKTPIDVSADILRVLKTRAENTLGGELAGAVITVPAYFDDAQRQATKDAARLAGLHVLRLLNEPTAAAIAYGLDNAAEGTFIVYDLGGGTFDVSVLTLSRGLFEVKATNGNSALGGDDFDQRLFCWLLEQNKLSQLNAQDSALLQSLSRAAKEALTSETSTTIAATLSNGQKILTDISRDTFHQLTQPLVAKTLEPVKQAMRDAGISKSEIKGVIMVGGATRMLHVQQAVATFFGQTPLNNLNPDEVVALGAAMQANVLAGNKNDDEWLLLDVTPLSLGLETYGGLVEKVIPRNSTLPTARAQDFTTFKDGQTAMMIHVVQGERELVADCRSLAQFTLRGIPPMAAGAARIRVTFQVDADGLLSVSAREQTTGVQAHIEVKPSYGLDDSVITQMLKDSFTHAQTDARQRARTEATVEAESIIAAVTNALSIDADLLSHDEQQVIQTALEHTQQQIQQGDAQDIRDAIHALNHATDEFAAKRMNRNIQRALQGKNVREI
- the hscB gene encoding Fe-S protein assembly co-chaperone HscB, translated to MNQYFALFQLPEQFNIDDKQLEQNYRLLAAQCHPDKFAARSAFEQKQAMMMAATVNEAYRILSNPLDRAAYLLKQQGVDADAPEHTHFPAEFLMQQMQWRETLEDARAEADWTTLKELAATIELEQTGLYQQLDAAFIQNQPEKAAELVRQGRFLHRLQSEIQAALP
- the iscA gene encoding iron-sulfur cluster assembly protein IscA yields the protein MISLTEKAAKHISNYLTKRGKGEGIRLGVKNSGCSGMAYTLEFVDNIQPEDLLFEQHGVKVFVDPKSHVYLDGTELDFVKEGLQEGFKFANPNAKDECGCGESFHV
- a CDS encoding TraR/DksA C4-type zinc finger protein translates to MMIFGSTANNNEPTTENNDNQSVNAVRLNDIRMCTSQFCLECGESISSEHQLQFPGTRFCINCEENIAIKRSFLSSYKRRFNHNCKNPEGTA
- the iscU gene encoding Fe-S cluster assembly scaffold IscU; the protein is MAYSDKVIDHYENPRNVGSFEKGDQSVGTGMVGAPACGDVMKLQIKVSDNGIIEDAKFKTYGCGSAIASSSLITEWVKGKSLDEALAIKNSAIAEELALPPVKIHCSILAEDAIKAAVADYRKKHNE
- a CDS encoding IscS subfamily cysteine desulfurase encodes the protein MTVKLPIYLDYSATTPVDPRVAEKMIPYLTEFFGNPASNSHSFGWQAEEAVENARNEIAALIGADSKEIIFTSGATESDNLALKGAAQFYASKGKHLITVKTEHKAILDTMRELEREGFEVTYLGVQENGLIDMAELEAAIRPDTTLVSVMWVNNEIGVIQDIAAIGALCAEKGVIFHVDAAQATGKVHIDVKANQIGLLSMSAHKTYGPKGIGALYVRRKPRVRLNAQMHGGGHERGFRSGTLATHQIVGMGEAFRLARLEMDKDNAHAKALRDRFLNAIKGVEEVYINGDLQHRVYQNLNISFNFVEGESLIMAVKDIAVSSGSACTSASLEPSYVLRALGRNDELAHSSLRITFGRFTTEAEIDYAAELIKSKIGKLRELSPLWEMHQEGIDLSSVEWAAH